The Nilaparvata lugens isolate BPH chromosome 14, ASM1435652v1, whole genome shotgun sequence DNA segment TTCATGaatcaaaaatgtttttatttttttgtaactcaTTATAGAGCTGATGGAGAAACTATCCTAATCAACTATTCCAAGAAAGAAGTTTCATTCCATACCCATTCCaagataatttttaataattcttcaagattattTATATAACTGTCATCTTGGTATAGTCTTTCTACTAATTTTTTTGTGTATATTTGATTGATTCCCAGTAATAATGATTGATTTGTGTATGTGAGGaatattttccactatttttgattgatgtttgaatttttatagtttAACTTTGAAAGGAATAAAGATGGTTCGCAATCTTGATTTCCATTTGATTTATTTCGTGGAATCTCTCATGCCTGgaatctcttctcgacctgagacGCGTAAGTGTGGGTTGAGCCACATTCATAGATGAcataatagtgataataaattgaaaaattttcatttaatgtGTTAGCGttttctcacttttgacttactgaaggccaaagtctgtttgtatattctacaataactttagaacgAATTGATCAATCGGATTCAAATtctgaacacgtattcttcgaaccttatCACACAGGTCAAGCTCATTGgataacaaaattgactcactccttcatcTTCCTCAAGATATAACATACAACATGTGAAGTGCAATGGCAAGAAAATCGGTTTGAATGAAAATTctgtcagctgaagaattcattgcatgcaatcactACAGTttctctattcattcattcataacatcagctgaggatAAAATTCTGGGAGCTCTCACACAGGCAGTTCCTCAAGTGCTGGCACATAATTTAAGCTGatcaatatacaacatattagacaacttttacatcaacaaactgatacagGTTGAGATTAATCAATGTGctgttttcgccattcattttttcctggaactctgtatcgaaatcatgtatcacatgaccaccttcttattgaaaaaattaaatttggtTTAATATGAGGAACAAAAATGTTGATGCAACAGAgtaatttttgaagagaaattttcagtttcaaatgATATTCCCAATGAAACCTCTGATTATACTTGTGAAAGAAATATACAGCTGTTTGTATAATTCTCACCATCTCTGTATGGataaaagttgcgggtttcaatgattatgataaaTTAGTCAGTTCTTGTATTCTACAATACAAGGAATAGAATCAGAATAAACGTGCCCTTTACAAGATTGAGCAAGATATTGATTAGTCCTGGCCACTTATctgtacattttttcaatacCCTCCCTATTATAGTCACGGAACTACCAATTGTTTCATTCAGGAAAAGATTGGAGAATCTCCTTTCAAATAATCCTATATATGTTAATCCTTTTTATGAGTTCCTTCATCTGCCTGTTTTGGATTATTTTTAGACTAAAATTTGTTTGTTATGTCATTTCTCTTGTGAGAGGTATGCTTTTATTGATTCTGATACTAGTgcttatgattattattattaattaggtCTGTTTCTAACAATTCTCATAGTgccaatttcattttttgtaatgttcgttttttgttttttgttataGTATTAATGACGTTTATCGACTTGTTATATTTTCATTGACGTGTCCTATTGCATTGTTATTGCTTTAATGGAATAaaagtattcttattcttattcttggGCGAGTTTTCCAACCCAGGGTGTAACTAGCTATTTGAGGTAAAGTTTGCTGTTATGATGGTTATCAGACTAAGGACACCAGTACAGGGACACCATTGGTATCTGAGTATCAATGCTGGGAAGCCAAAGTGCAGCTAACACACATGTACTACTGGTGTCTCAATGGTGAACCAGACACCTGGTGTAACATGTCCTATATGGTTTGATTCACGTTTTTGAATCAGTAGATTTGATAGAAcagacaataatttattgttgagttaTATTACTTAACTTAGCttaaccttctagtcgtgaccctatTTTTTTCTGACGTCAGTCATGAGCCTGGGTGCCAGGGACCCACTTCTTTCATATTGTATATCTCTATATATTTCAAGATGTAATGTTATTTCTATGATTCCAATAGTATATATCCGAGGGTTATTGATGAACGCAACAAGCACTTATGTAGAGCAGAAAtcaatcttaattataattataaaaataaatgtataaaacCATGCATTTTTAGGGTAGTGAAAAGTAATGTTTGGTTATTATTTCATAAAGagtgaacaaaaaattatagtGATAAATAGCCTACTATGATGAATCTAACATGCAACACTACTAGAAAGATGAGAAAAAATTGGAAGGTCATAGTTCACTCTTAGGGTAATTTTTACCCTACACTCAAGTTCATGTTGCACAATCGTCGCAAAACTTATtaaattatagtgatgaatactatTATAAATCCTATAACCTACATGAAACACTACTAGAAATCATGAGAAATATAATAAGGTCATATAAAGTTCACTCTAAAGCTGTGATTACACCAAagatattaacaaaatgttaataacttaatccttatagattattctattagattgaacagaacttatcatacacatgatgaagatatgtgtttgtcaaggtccgttcaatctaatagaatctataaggattaagttattaacattttgtcaataactttggtgtaaacgcggctttagaGAAGgtttacgaactccctaccaaaACTCTAAGGCATTGTTTCTGGgtaaaaacatatctaaatatcatatttaaattttccggaggtcttcagttactcacgcAGCggtcattttgcttttttcacttattatttttattctaaataatggttgaacatacaaATTGAAACTTTTGCTCAATCATTAATAACAACAATACAAAGCTAGAGAGGAATTacgatgatttttcaaattcataaaacaaaatgtcggtcattcaaaattttgtttctcaaatagctcagaaaccgttggttatgaaaaaactttacaataatgatttttttagtgaATTCAATATTGTCTATCGATTTATACCAGATTTTCAAAGATTGGGCTAATTCATAgctacctctaatacaaggccgcggcctactaTATTGCAATGTCGCAGTGAAGGCCTAggatctaatacatgattggtgaaaaagatcagctggttttttttaaatcttcttcaccaatcatgaatcagattctaggcctacactgcgacgttgcaatatcgtaggccacggccttgtattagaggtggctatggctaAGTTCCAATTccgtatgtttaaccattattaaataataaataatcatgttTTCCCTGAATTTTAGGAAAAAAAATATGAgtgaaaaagcaaaatggccgctgtgtgagtataACAACTAAAGACACCCAGACAATtttaatatgatatttagatatgtttttcacCCAGGAGCAATGCCTTAGAGTATTGGTATGGAGCTCGTGAACACTTTGTATATCATAAATCgttaattttattcttgttgATGATGTATGATAGTTATATCTCAGATATTCACCAAAGAAAAATGCCGGTCACCCCCTGTGTTGGAGAACTCACTCAGGAACTGTTGTATcgtaatctttgaaaccagcaattttttattgtagagagttgatgaaaatcatgagaacagctgaacatatctttaataagaataatttgacagtgggtttcattgaggatcctatttgaaatggataataataattcttcgaGTGATAGCCtagttcttcaataatagaaaaaaataaaaataatagttattcaatgattcttcaataatattgtcacCTTTAACCATAGAGagacaatagcgtaagtagatatcccatggtaaagggcgtttatgtcgcaacttttactgttcatctcaagccgattactgtcgattattgtcgatttctactgttttgaccgggtaagagtgtatgaacggcacaatatgagagactaccaacgtcataaagcttcacaggaaagaactacgtggactatcagcttgagataacagtagaagttgcgacataaacgccttataccatgggatatctacttatgctattgtttctctatgctttaaCCGATATGTGAAAGAATGGAGAAAGAATCTTCGAAAGAAGTAGAtgatcatgtgatacatgatttcaatgcAGAGTCCCAAGAGAAAGTGAATGGCAAAAAACCGCATATTGATAcctcaacccgtatcagtttgttgatgtaaaagttgtatattaaccagctggaatcatgtgtcagcgcatgaaggTCTGTTTGTatgatagcttccaaatagactcagctgatgttatgaatgaatgggtGAACTGTAGTGATTGCATtattatgcactttcaatgttatccaTATATCCTGAAAAATGAGGAAGGAGTGggtcaattttgttgtcaaaTAAACTTGAcatgtaaagctgcgtacacatattcgcgcttccaacccgcaccgagcacgctcctccctcgtaccgccctcgtaccgccctcgtaccaccatcgaaccacagtcgctccgcccacgcacccatcatgaacgttacggaagatgttagatcttctcgcgttccccggtcgaaccactgttgctcgccggtcgatcatcaatcgctctgctggagtgacgttcggttgcggagcagagcgacagtctgtacgcaccttaaaaaggttcgaagaatatgtgttttgaatttgtagctgattgataatttttttctaaagttattgtagaacatacaaacagatggACATTGACTTTGTCCAGTATTTTtgtaacatataaaaatatatccaACACTGGAGGATAGAATTCAATCAAACACTGGACTAGTTACACATTTCTTAACAGAAGCTGGACTTGATggaaattctttaaaaaaatcttgTCACACTTGTTTGACATTAGCTATTTTCTAAGCATATGATTAAACAACTGGACAGGTTATTACGTCAGTTGAAGTGAATCATTAAATGTGTCTATTAGCCCACAATATAGGCCTAGTgataatagagaaaatatagcataagaagatatctcatggtacaGGGCGATTGTGTATTGCAAAATTCCACTCTCAAATAAGCTGATATTCCTAGtggttgtttttggtgaagctatgtgatgctggtagtctctcataatgtGACGTTCCAATCCCATTACACTTCCATCCCAGCAGCACAGTAATAACAGGCAGTATTCGACTTGTGTTGACAAAGAATCAGCTGGGAATTTTGAACAGAAACGACCATTGTAATGatatatcttctcatgctatcatTATCTCATTATAGTGCACAGTGAGTGATACATATAACAGCTGAATCTTCATGCTACAAGGATTATTGAGCAAAAGGtttgattggggatcctatttgattTAAAAAGCTTCTTTTCTGTGGCTTGAAAGTTTTGTCAGCCATATTTGATCTAATATTTTGAATCGAATATCGTATCTTTTTCTAATGGGAAGGTGATCATGTCTGATACCTGATTTAGTTACAGAATTCCAAAAAAGCTACAGAAAGTGGCAGAAACCTCACATCAATATCACGAAACATTATGAAAgattttctcattcaatttttgtatcatttatcAGTAGCTCATAATGTGAATATATCTAAAAAAGTTTGATAAATAATGTGCGGattttctcatcaattttctCTCGAAATAGGAAATTTATAATCTGGATAATGAATTATGAGATCTTATAATCATGTtatgtttgaaaaaatgaagctGGATTTGAAATAGTCGATTCAGGCTCACAGATAACAATTTTGAAGTCACAGAAAAGAAGGTGTGgtgattcaatttgaatagaatcCCCAATCAAAcctattttcaaaatatcattGTAACAGAAATAATATGTTCACATATATATTCCTcactattcataatcaatcaatcactggCTTTGGACTTGATTGCTCTTAGCAATTCAAGGAAAAGGATAGTTGGCTCAGGTTCTTGAGGTTATATCCATGGGTAGAAGTGCTCCAGAAGTTTATCGCATATGTTTTTAATGACAGATATTTCTGAGACTAGTATGACAGAAATACTCCACATAGGTAGCTTGTTTGGTACTCTATTCACTGTATGTTTCTAATATATTCTGCCCTCTACTTTGTTTTAGACATAAAATATCACACTACTGTACTACTGCGTCCTAGTGACCTACTTTGACATAATGTAGTCTACTACGACTTTACTTCCTGCAACAATCAAATCACCTTGCAACCGAACCTCTCAATGAATTTTTGCTGAAACTCTTCAATGAGTTTATTCGAGAATATATCAGGCTCAAAATGATCCGCCATTTTTGTGTATAAATTACAGATTGAGGGAGGATTGGGGACAGCTGATGGTGTCTCAATGGATCTTGTTGCATTATTTGGAACAAGCTGTCCATTTGGATTTTCACGATTACAGTCAACAAAACCGCTTTCTTTAacagaattatatttaaaaagaatgagaatatttttctcGCTTTCTTGAATCTTTTGATCACACCCTCCTTTACCACCCCTACCTATGATACCATTTGCTCCACGTTGTCCTTCTGTTCCATTCAGCATGACATGAGTGCTGTGATGAGGCATCTGTGGTGACAAATTGTGTATATCAATGCTACCATTCAATCCTCTTGCTCCACCAAAACCTCCCATTCCTGCATTTCCACCATTTGATCCTTTATCCGACCCAATGattgttgtttcattatatTTGTTGTAGAAAAAGGTTTTCAATGATTCCTTATCACTATTGCGTACTCCAGTATTATCATATCCATCTAAACCATCTTGACCATCTCCACCATCCTGTCCATTCTGTCCATTGCCACCATTTGCAGTGATTGTCAACTGTTCACTGTTGTAGTAATGCAGTCCAACACCAACAAATTTACCAGCTGACTGTCCAGGTTTACCATCAACACCAACTTGTCCATTAGGGGCTTTATGTGTCGCCGCACCTTGAGATGGACCATCAACACTGATCACAAACTTGCCCATCACGTACCACTCAGGTGCAATGATCACCAGATTCCTTCCACCCAAAACATCCACGCCTAGACTGGTGTCAATGTAGATCCGGTTGGTTGCCAGAAGCACAACTGTTGTTGCATCTGCACACAGTTTGTTGCGGTCAAGTGTTTGCAGCTGCAGGAAACTTCCCAGGATCAATGATGTGTTGTCTTTGCAGGAATGCTTTTGATAATAGAACTGATTCTTTGCTTTTGTATAAACTGCATTGATCTCATCCAACTGATCCTGGTTGATTTTCAAACTAGCATACTGTTTTAAACCCAAATACTCCATCAGATGaccataattatttttatcaactacCTTATTCCTCTTGTTGTGCTTTTTCAACACGGAGCTAATACTCACATAGAAATCCACAGTCAAAGCATCATGTTCAGTCAGCTTGTTGTAAAGGTTATGAAGCATAGCATAGTAGTCTTGTTCATTCTTCACAATGCGCTCAATATCATACAAATATGCTGTCCATTTGTCTGGGACATAAAAATGTTCTCCAGTTATACCCTTCAAGCTACTCAAGGATTTGTTCAGCTGTTTCATCTCTTGTAACGTTTCATTGCTGCAGAAGTCAGCTCCTAAATCATGCAGAAACTTTTGAAGAGCATCTGCAAACTCATTTGGATGATGTGACATATTGGCTGAGTGGATCAACACACCAGCATCAGTTTTTGTCTTCTGTAGATCAGCAGTGATATCTGAGATGTCAGAATAATTCTTATATATGGAGACCAGGTAAGGTTGGAAAGACTGTGTGAATGATCTACCTACATCCATTGTGTAGTTGTTCATCATGTCAAATAGTTCACGGATATGGTTCTTTGCTTTATCAGTGAGTGTGTATCCGAAATCATTCACTCCAACACTGACATAGCTATTAGACTTTACCAGAGATTCTCTTATTGTCTCGAGAGATCTACTCACTGGTTCTGAATCCATTACAGGACCTTCCTGATCAGGCTTTTTAAACAAAtgaatttttttctctccatcaaCAAAGTCTCTGATGAAAGTTTGTGACAAAGATAGGAATTGCTTGTCTGAATAGCCAGTAACACCATCATGATGTTCCTCCTGTGATCTTCTTACACTATCTAGAAAATTCTTTATAGACTCAATATATTTGTTGTCTGGTATTGACACAAGCTTTCCTTTTCTAGGGATGTAATCATTCCTGACCTTTGTAGCCACCAGATGTGTAGAAAGCCTGTACTTGCTGGGGTTGTTGAGAAGACTGAAGAAACTTTTAAGTGTGTTAATGAAATCATCACGGGATCCACCAATGGTCAAAGACTCATAGTTAACAAGCAAGGCAATTTTGATAGCTTTTGAAGTTTTGGCAACAAATTGTAAACCATAAGCGGCAATCACTTCATGTACAGCACTGCGAGTATCTCTGAAGCCAGGCATATCAAAGAAAACCACTCCAGACTGCAGGTCAGTGATTGGCTCTGGGTATGTTGTTTTGGATTCAGTGGTGATGTTGGATACATGTATTCCGGTTGTCTCCACAATATGATAGCTACCTGTGTCAGGACTATCCTCGACCGCTTTGAAGTTGGCAGTGTTGCCAGCTAGCAAATTCACCAGCGAGCTCTTTCCAACACCAGTGTTGCCAACAAACATGATGATGTTACCTGGAGGACTGGTTGTGATGTTTTGCAGGCCTGCCACCATTCTAGTGAATGTTGTTCCAAAGTCATGCAGTGCACTGTATTTTCCCTGTGGTTTTTGAAGTGGGAAACAGCTGGTGACAGACACCTGAAACAGAATGAATGATTTCAAACAACTATACTGAAATTCATCATATGGGAAATCAAAATATCCCATTCCCGAAATTTACAAGCTATAACCAAACTGCAAACGAAAAGTAAAAACATGATATTAAAGATGAAGGAATTTCAAGGATTTGTGAGGTGAAAAAGTGGGTTAGGAAGTTAGGTTTATGCTTTTAAATGACACAattttttccatcaatttttattcattcacaatgcgaatgacactaatgtaatcacatttgtagataaaataataagggtATAGGTTTGTTAATAAAGTAGTCCTTACGCTTGTGTTATTCAAAGCTTTGATATTGGAAGCAGGAACAAAAAGCTTGCATGTTAGAATAACATGTTTGTGTATGATTTTTGGGAATTTTATATCTTGCCCACTCATGTTGTAACTACAGTGCATTTGAGTTTTCTATTCCCTTCTATATAGGAAATCGGgaaagaataattctatagctcCTGAACAAGATGGGCTCGAATCGTGGAAAACCTGTATTAGGGTAGAGTACTATAAGAAGTAGCTTCCAgagaaaattatgatttttcacGATTTCTCATATAGTACGTAGAGTATACTATGAGTGAGAATTTCTATAAAACTGTAAtggcttaaggctgtgcaaaggttaaaaataaactttctactagtaatatttttcaaagtttttctatttgtatacCATCAAGCTGTCgagatgaaaaagttttctcctGAACACATTTTtccccgatcattactttttgagatattagcgcttaaagtttaaatttttgggacagaaattATTGGAACTGATCTTCAATAAGTAGTCATTGTGATGTTGAGGCTACCAAATTAGCTGCATTGAAACAAGTTTGGCACAGTGGCCTAATTTGTCATCTTCTCTAATTTGTCATTCTcctgaatcctgtttcagtcACACATATTCCACACTTTCTTCTTTTGATAGGTATTGTTGGACACGGGGGGGAagcaatatttcaagttcattggGCAAAAACCTTTTCAAGcgagttttcaattgaattggcATTCCACTTGTTTTGAGACTTTGCCGGGCTAATTGTCCCATCACAAGCTGATGAGACAAAGTTTTGGTGAAAATTCTCCTTTTAAGAGATCCAAGTTGATTTCCAATCGAGATCACTTGTGCATTGATGCataacattcaacattcaacattcagaCAGGCATAAAACATAACCATTGGCCAGCTTCTTGTGTTTATGACGTCATCAGGCGCATGTGTCTGTGAAGCCATGTTGAAATAACATGACCTATGCAAAAGTTGGTGTCTGAAGGTCAATATTTGAATGGACTACGGTATTGAACTAATAGATTCAATATACAGAGTAGGTGagaagtctgagaacggcttaatatctcatacacagaGGTAATTCAATGGTGGATGTGATTaaggatcctactcaaattgaaaatactactttactatgagtttgaaaatctggtccgccatcttggatccgccatatcgAATGCAACTTTTCGTGATCGTgatcatgcaatacatgatttcgatacagaatttcaagaaaaaaagaatggcgaaaaccgcatataaatatctcaaaccgtttcgaagatattcacattattaatcaataccatgcaaatctggaatgaaatacataagtggtattgattaataatgtggaTACCTTCTGAACGGTTCAAGATATGGATGTGCGgttttcaacattcatttttccttgaaattccgtattgaaatcatgtatcgcatgaccaccttcctgtTTGAAAGATAAAGTTTTATTatgatggcggaccagatttttaaagtcatagtaaagtggaattttcaatttgattaggATCCCCAATAatacccaccgtcaaattaaccttgtgtatgagatattaaaccgttctcggacttttcaccaaCCCAGTAGATACATCAATCGATGAGATTCAATGGAGTGTCCCAAAAACCAGGCCATTCAGTAATCAACTTCCAACAATAATTACTATAATCTCCACTACAACAGTTTTTGTAACCATGAAGCTACTTTATAGTATAAaacttattttctattatttctataGTGATATACTATAATTCACTCACGTCTCTCACCACTCGCTTTCGAGATTCAATGCTGTTCTCTCCAATTCCATAGGTCCTGGAATGGAAAATCAGTGTGAATGCATTGGATAATTGGATGAGCTGGTATTGTTCCCATTCTTACGTTATTCAAACGAACGTTagcaagttctcact contains these protein-coding regions:
- the LOC111046353 gene encoding uncharacterized protein LOC111046353 isoform X1, with the protein product MDYGWIIALIVTLSSVTNIRTYGIGENSIESRKRVVRDVSVTSCFPLQKPQGKYSALHDFGTTFTRMVAGLQNITTSPPGNIIMFVGNTGVGKSSLVNLLAGNTANFKAVEDSPDTGSYHIVETTGIHVSNITTESKTTYPEPITDLQSGVVFFDMPGFRDTRSAVHEVIAAYGLQFVAKTSKAIKIALLVNYESLTIGGSRDDFINTLKSFFSLLNNPSKYRLSTHLVATKVRNDYIPRKGKLVSIPDNKYIESIKNFLDSVRRSQEEHHDGVTGYSDKQFLSLSQTFIRDFVDGEKKIHLFKKPDQEGPVMDSEPVSRSLETIRESLVKSNSYVSVGVNDFGYTLTDKAKNHIRELFDMMNNYTMDVGRSFTQSFQPYLVSIYKNYSDISDITADLQKTKTDAGVLIHSANMSHHPNEFADALQKFLHDLGADFCSNETLQEMKQLNKSLSSLKGITGEHFYVPDKWTAYLYDIERIVKNEQDYYAMLHNLYNKLTEHDALTVDFYVSISSVLKKHNKRNKVVDKNNYGHLMEYLGLKQYASLKINQDQLDEINAVYTKAKNQFYYQKHSCKDNTSLILGSFLQLQTLDRNKLCADATTVVLLATNRIYIDTSLGVDVLGGRNLVIIAPEWYVMGKFVISVDGPSQGAATHKAPNGQVGVDGKPGQSAGKFVGVGLHYYNSEQLTITANGGNGQNGQDGGDGQDGLDGYDNTGVRNSDKESLKTFFYNKYNETTIIGSDKGSNGGNAGMGGFGGARGLNGSIDIHNLSPQMPHHSTHVMLNGTEGQRGANGIIGRGGKGGCDQKIQESEKNILILFKYNSVKESGFVDCNRENPNGQLVPNNATRSIETPSAVPNPPSICNLYTKMADHFEPDIFSNKLIEEFQQKFIERFGCKVI
- the LOC111046353 gene encoding uncharacterized protein LOC111046353 isoform X3, translating into MVAGLQNITTSPPGNIIMFVGNTGVGKSSLVNLLAGNTANFKAVEDSPDTGSYHIVETTGIHVSNITTESKTTYPEPITDLQSGVVFFDMPGFRDTRSAVHEVIAAYGLQFVAKTSKAIKIALLVNYESLTIGGSRDDFINTLKSFFSLLNNPSKYRLSTHLVATKVRNDYIPRKGKLVSIPDNKYIESIKNFLDSVRRSQEEHHDGVTGYSDKQFLSLSQTFIRDFVDGEKKIHLFKKPDQEGPVMDSEPVSRSLETIRESLVKSNSYVSVGVNDFGYTLTDKAKNHIRELFDMMNNYTMDVGRSFTQSFQPYLVSIYKNYSDISDITADLQKTKTDAGVLIHSANMSHHPNEFADALQKFLHDLGADFCSNETLQEMKQLNKSLSSLKGITGEHFYVPDKWTAYLYDIERIVKNEQDYYAMLHNLYNKLTEHDALTVDFYVSISSVLKKHNKRNKVVDKNNYGHLMEYLGLKQYASLKINQDQLDEINAVYTKAKNQFYYQKHSCKDNTSLILGSFLQLQTLDRNKLCADATTVVLLATNRIYIDTSLGVDVLGGRNLVIIAPEWYVMGKFVISVDGPSQGAATHKAPNGQVGVDGKPGQSAGKFVGVGLHYYNSEQLTITANGGNGQNGQDGGDGQDGLDGYDNTGVRNSDKESLKTFFYNKYNETTIIGSDKGSNGGNAGMGGFGGARGLNGSIDIHNLSPQMPHHSTHVMLNGTEGQRGANGIIGRGGKGGCDQKIQESEKNILILFKYNSVKESGFVDCNRENPNGQLVPNNATRSIETPSAVPNPPSICNLYTKMADHFEPDIFSNKLIEEFQQKFIERFGCKVI
- the LOC111046353 gene encoding uncharacterized protein LOC111046353 isoform X2, with amino-acid sequence MDYGWIIALIVTLSSVTNIRTYGIGENSIESRKRVVRDVSVTSCFPLQKPQGKYSALHDFGTTFTRMVAGLQNITTSPPGNIIMFVGNTGVGKSSLVNLLAGNTANFKAVEDSPDTGSYHIVETTGIHVSNITTESKTTYPEPITDLQSGVVFFDMPGFRDTRSAVHEVIAAYGLQFVAKTSKAIKIALLVNYESLTIGGSRDDFINTLKSFFSLLNNPSKYRLSTHLVATKVRNDYIPRKGKLVSIPDNKYIESIKNFLDSVRRSQEEHHDGVTGYSDKQFLSLSQTFIRDFVDGEKKIHLFKKPDQEGPVMDSEPVSRSLETIRESLVKSNSYVSVGVNDFGYTLTDKAKNHIRELFDMMNNYTMDVGRSFTQSFQPYLVSIYKNYSDISDITADLQKTKTDAGVLIHSANMSHHPNEFADALQKFLHDLGADFCSNETLQEMKQLNKSLSSLKGITGEHFYVPDKWTAYLYDIERIVKNEQDYYAMLHNLYNKLTEHDALTVDFYVSISSVLKKHNKRNKVVDKNNYGHLMEYLGLKQYASLKINQDQLDEINAVYTKAKNQFYYQKHSCKDNTSLILGSFLQLQTLDRNKLCADATTVVLLATNRIYIDTSLGVDVLGGRNLVIIAPEWYVMGKFVISVDGPSQGAATHKAPNGQVGVDGKPGQSAGKFVGVGLHYYNSEQLTITANGGNGQNGQDGGDGQDGLDGYDNTGVRNSDKESLKTFFYNKYNETTIIGSDKGSNGGNAGMGGFGGARGLNGSIDIHNLSPQMPHHSTHVMLNGTEGQRGANGIIGRGGKGGCDQKIQESEKNILILFKYNSVKESGFVDCNRENPNGQLVPNNATRSIETPSAVPNPPSICNLYTKMADHFEPDIFSNKLIEEFQQKFIERFGCKVI